One window from the genome of Sphaerotilus microaerophilus encodes:
- a CDS encoding 1-acyl-sn-glycerol-3-phosphate acyltransferase encodes MAHKTTDPAALFFPGRSWAGQLLRLFGWRIEFSGLPGRQGVIAVYPHTSNWDFPVGLLAKWALGLPVRFWAKDSLFRTPLLGPFMRWVGGIAVDRSAAHGLVGSTVQQMQAARQQGEWFWLALAPEGTRRPVPGWRSGFYRVALGAQVPLGVASLDYGRRVVRLTDFLTLSGDEAQDLTRIAACLEGVRGFNPAAAGPVRLV; translated from the coding sequence ATGGCGCACAAGACAACGGATCCGGCGGCCCTGTTCTTCCCGGGCCGCTCCTGGGCTGGCCAGTTGCTCAGGCTGTTTGGCTGGCGCATCGAGTTCTCGGGCCTGCCGGGCCGCCAGGGGGTGATCGCGGTGTACCCGCACACCTCCAATTGGGATTTCCCTGTCGGCCTGCTGGCCAAGTGGGCGCTCGGCCTGCCGGTGCGTTTCTGGGCCAAGGACAGCCTGTTCCGCACGCCGCTGCTGGGCCCCTTCATGCGATGGGTCGGTGGCATCGCGGTGGACCGCAGCGCCGCCCACGGCCTGGTGGGCAGCACGGTGCAGCAGATGCAGGCCGCCCGGCAGCAGGGCGAGTGGTTCTGGCTGGCGCTGGCACCAGAGGGCACGCGCCGGCCGGTGCCGGGCTGGCGCTCCGGCTTCTACCGGGTGGCGCTGGGGGCGCAGGTGCCACTGGGCGTGGCCTCGCTGGACTACGGCCGGCGCGTGGTGCGCCTGACGGACTTCCTGACATTGAGCGGGGACGAGGCACAGGACCTGACGCGCATCGCCGCCTGCCTGGAAGGCGTGCGGGGCTTCAACCCGGCCGCGGCGGGGCCGGTGCGGTTGGTCTGA
- the purD gene encoding phosphoribosylamine--glycine ligase, translating to MRVLVIGSGGREHALAWKLAQSPRVTKLYVAPGNGGTALDARMVNVAITDPVALAEFALAEKIGLTVVGPEAPLSAGVVDVFRDRGLRIFGPTRAAAQLESSKAFAKDFMQRHRIPTAAYETFTDVAAAHAYVDRMGAPIVIKADGLAAGKGVVVAMSLDEAHQAVDWMLASDGDNRLGVQHNAGADGQAVPRVVIEEFLQGEEASFIVMVDGRHILALATSQDHKRLGDGDTGPNTGGMGAYSPAPVVTPNVHAKVMQDIIRPTVEGMARDGIPFTGFLYAGLMIDPKGQVRTLEFNTRMGDPETQPIMMRLKSDLFEVLLKATDGTLDQVELDWDRRVALGVVLAAAGYPLDPRKGDVIRGLPAASDDCVVFHAGTVPAGGNTVTSGGRVLCVTALGDSVRTAQQRAYQVLQGVQFDGMQYRRDIGHRAIKR from the coding sequence ATGAGAGTTCTGGTGATCGGCTCAGGGGGCCGCGAACATGCCCTGGCGTGGAAGCTGGCCCAATCTCCCCGCGTGACGAAGCTCTACGTCGCGCCGGGCAACGGCGGCACGGCGCTGGACGCTCGCATGGTCAATGTGGCGATCACCGATCCCGTGGCGCTGGCGGAGTTCGCGCTGGCCGAGAAGATCGGCCTGACGGTGGTCGGCCCCGAGGCACCCTTGTCAGCGGGCGTGGTGGACGTGTTCCGCGACCGCGGCCTGCGCATCTTTGGCCCCACCCGTGCCGCCGCGCAGCTGGAGAGCTCCAAGGCCTTCGCCAAGGATTTCATGCAGCGGCACCGGATCCCGACCGCTGCCTACGAGACCTTCACGGACGTCGCGGCCGCGCACGCCTACGTCGACCGCATGGGCGCCCCGATCGTCATCAAGGCCGATGGCCTGGCGGCAGGCAAGGGCGTGGTCGTGGCGATGTCGTTGGACGAGGCCCACCAGGCGGTGGACTGGATGCTGGCCAGCGACGGCGACAACCGGCTGGGCGTGCAGCACAACGCCGGCGCGGATGGGCAGGCGGTGCCGCGGGTGGTGATCGAGGAGTTCCTGCAGGGCGAGGAGGCCAGCTTCATCGTCATGGTGGACGGGCGCCACATCCTCGCGCTGGCCACCAGCCAGGACCACAAGCGCCTGGGCGATGGCGACACCGGCCCGAACACCGGTGGCATGGGCGCCTACTCGCCCGCGCCGGTGGTCACGCCCAACGTGCATGCCAAGGTGATGCAGGACATCATCCGCCCGACGGTCGAGGGCATGGCGCGCGACGGCATCCCGTTCACCGGCTTCCTCTATGCCGGACTGATGATCGACCCCAAGGGCCAGGTCCGCACGCTGGAGTTCAACACCCGCATGGGCGACCCGGAGACGCAGCCCATCATGATGCGGCTCAAGAGCGACCTCTTCGAGGTGCTGCTCAAGGCCACCGACGGGACGCTCGACCAGGTGGAGCTGGACTGGGACCGCCGCGTCGCGCTCGGCGTCGTGCTGGCTGCGGCCGGTTATCCGCTCGATCCGCGCAAGGGCGACGTCATCCGCGGCCTGCCGGCGGCCAGCGACGACTGCGTGGTCTTCCACGCCGGCACGGTGCCCGCGGGTGGCAACACCGTCACCTCGGGCGGGCGGGTGCTCTGTGTCACCGCGCTGGGCGACTCGGTGCGCACGGCGCAGCAGCGCGCCTACCAGGTGCTCCAGGGTGTGCAGTTCGACGGCATGCAGTACCGCCGCGACATCGGCCACCGGGCGATCAAGCGTTGA
- a CDS encoding YebC/PmpR family DNA-binding transcriptional regulator, whose amino-acid sequence MAGHSKWANIQHRKGRQDEKRGKVWTRIIREITVAARQGGADVSANPRLRLAIDKAKAANMPADRIKYNVDKASGNLEGINYEEIRYEGYGIGGAAIIVDTMTDNRVRTVAEVRHAFSKYGGNLGTEGSVAFQFKHCGQIVFAPGTSEDKVMEVALEAGAEDVVTDDDGAIEVLTAPADFEAVKDALEAAGLKADLAEVTMRAENPIDLAGDDAARMQKLLDVLEDLDDVQAVFHNAVIEQ is encoded by the coding sequence ATGGCCGGACATTCCAAATGGGCGAACATCCAGCATCGCAAAGGCCGGCAGGACGAGAAGCGCGGCAAGGTGTGGACCCGCATCATCCGTGAGATCACGGTCGCGGCGCGCCAGGGCGGCGCGGACGTCAGCGCCAACCCGCGTCTGCGTCTGGCCATCGACAAGGCCAAGGCGGCCAACATGCCCGCCGACCGCATCAAGTACAACGTCGACAAGGCCAGCGGCAACCTCGAAGGCATCAACTACGAGGAAATCCGCTACGAGGGCTACGGCATCGGCGGCGCCGCGATCATCGTCGACACGATGACCGACAACCGCGTGCGCACGGTGGCCGAGGTGCGCCACGCCTTCTCGAAGTACGGCGGCAACCTGGGCACCGAGGGTTCGGTGGCCTTCCAGTTCAAGCACTGCGGGCAGATCGTGTTCGCGCCCGGTACGTCCGAAGACAAGGTGATGGAAGTCGCTCTGGAGGCCGGCGCCGAGGATGTGGTGACCGACGACGACGGCGCCATCGAGGTGCTGACCGCGCCAGCGGACTTTGAGGCGGTCAAGGACGCCTTGGAAGCCGCCGGTCTGAAGGCGGATCTGGCTGAGGTGACGATGCGTGCCGAGAACCCGATCGACCTGGCCGGTGACGATGCCGCCCGCATGCAGAAGTTGCTGGATGTGCTGGAGGACCTCGACGACGTGCAGGCCGTTTTCCACAACGCCGTGATCGAACAGTGA
- a CDS encoding helicase HerA-like domain-containing protein: MAEPILLARHGDVECHLLPALANRHGLITGATGTGKTFTLQKLAESFSRLGIPVFMADVKGDLTGITQKGNLGPKLAKALAERGLEEPDWSACPATLWDVFGEQGHPVRATVSDMGPLLLARMLNLNETQQGVLSLVFKIADDNGLALLDLKDLRAMLQYAADNASEFQTEYGNISAASVGAIQRGLLQIEEQGGDRFFGEPMLDITDFMQTVDGHGVINILSADKLMNAPRLYATFLLWMLSELFESLPEVGDLDKPKLVFFFDEAHLLFKDAPAALTERIELVVRLVRSKGVGVYFVTQNPLDIPDTVLGQLGNRVQHALRAFTPRDQKAVKAAAETMRANPGLAIATVITELGVGEALVSLLDEKGRPGVTQRVYVLPPGSQIGPIDAAQRRALIEGSLVAGVYEKTVDRESAYEKLKGRAVQSADVGNDLREQASQATVSGASAAAEEAGGGGMGSVIMGGLSDLLFGSTGPRGGRRDGVAQVVVKSAVRTVGSAVGREIVRGVLGGLLGGSRRR, translated from the coding sequence ATGGCTGAACCGATCCTGCTTGCCCGCCACGGCGATGTCGAATGCCACCTGCTGCCCGCGCTGGCCAATCGGCACGGCCTGATCACCGGCGCCACCGGCACCGGCAAGACCTTCACGCTGCAAAAACTCGCCGAGAGCTTCTCGCGCCTGGGCATCCCGGTGTTCATGGCCGACGTCAAGGGTGACCTGACCGGCATCACCCAGAAGGGCAACCTGGGCCCCAAGCTGGCCAAGGCGCTGGCCGAACGCGGCCTGGAAGAGCCCGACTGGAGCGCCTGCCCCGCCACGCTCTGGGACGTCTTCGGCGAGCAGGGCCACCCGGTGCGCGCCACCGTGTCCGACATGGGCCCGCTGCTGCTGGCGCGCATGCTCAACCTGAATGAAACCCAGCAGGGCGTGCTCTCGCTGGTGTTCAAGATCGCCGACGACAACGGCCTGGCGCTGCTGGACCTGAAGGACCTGCGCGCGATGCTGCAGTACGCCGCCGACAACGCGAGCGAGTTCCAGACCGAGTACGGCAACATCAGCGCTGCCTCGGTGGGTGCGATCCAGCGCGGCCTGCTGCAGATCGAGGAACAGGGCGGCGACCGCTTCTTCGGCGAGCCGATGCTCGACATCACCGACTTCATGCAGACGGTCGACGGCCACGGCGTGATCAACATCCTCAGCGCCGACAAGCTGATGAACGCGCCGCGGCTGTACGCCACCTTCCTGCTGTGGATGCTCTCCGAGCTGTTCGAGTCGCTGCCCGAGGTGGGCGATCTGGACAAGCCCAAGCTGGTGTTCTTCTTCGACGAGGCCCACCTGCTGTTCAAGGACGCACCCGCGGCACTGACCGAGCGCATCGAACTGGTGGTGCGGCTGGTGCGCTCCAAGGGCGTGGGGGTCTACTTCGTCACCCAGAACCCGCTGGACATCCCCGACACCGTGCTGGGCCAGCTCGGCAACCGCGTGCAGCACGCGCTGCGCGCTTTCACGCCGCGTGACCAGAAGGCCGTCAAGGCGGCGGCCGAGACCATGCGCGCCAACCCGGGGCTGGCCATCGCCACGGTCATCACCGAGCTCGGCGTCGGCGAGGCCCTGGTCAGCCTGCTCGACGAGAAGGGCCGCCCCGGCGTGACCCAGCGCGTCTACGTGCTGCCGCCGGGCAGCCAGATCGGGCCGATCGACGCGGCCCAGCGCCGGGCGCTGATCGAGGGCTCGCTGGTGGCCGGCGTCTACGAGAAGACGGTCGACCGCGAATCGGCCTACGAGAAGCTCAAGGGCCGTGCCGTCCAGTCGGCCGACGTCGGCAACGACCTGCGTGAGCAGGCCAGCCAAGCCACGGTGAGCGGCGCCAGCGCGGCGGCCGAGGAGGCAGGCGGCGGCGGCATGGGCAGCGTCATCATGGGGGGGCTGTCGGACCTGCTGTTCGGCAGCACCGGCCCGCGCGGCGGGCGGCGCGACGGCGTGGCGCAGGTGGTGGTCAAGTCAGCGGTGCGCACCGTCGGCTCGGCCGTCGGGCGCGAGATCGTGCGCGGGGTGCTCGGCGGACTGCTGGGCGGCAGCCGGCGGCGCTGA
- a CDS encoding ABC transporter ATP-binding protein — MSSGPCKDGQPPAIELRSVHKTYRLGAHTVPALQGVDLRVERGELVALTGPSGSGKSTILNIAGLIDHADAGEVLLQGRRVHDADAHSATLLRRDAIGFIFQGFNLVPVMTVADNVDYPLFLAGVPLRERRERVADMLAAVGLAEHAAHRPDALSGGQRQRVAIARALVKRPSLVIADEPTASLDSHTADQVLDLMRALGHAEGAAFLIATHDARLTDRCDRIIGLLDGQIQAAVAPLRPALRSPA, encoded by the coding sequence GTGAGCAGCGGCCCTTGCAAGGACGGGCAGCCGCCGGCCATCGAACTGCGCAGTGTTCACAAGACCTACCGGCTGGGCGCGCACACCGTGCCCGCGCTGCAGGGCGTAGACCTGCGCGTCGAACGGGGCGAGCTGGTCGCGCTGACCGGCCCCTCGGGCAGCGGCAAGAGCACCATACTGAACATCGCCGGGCTGATCGACCACGCCGACGCGGGCGAAGTGCTGCTGCAGGGCAGGCGTGTACACGATGCCGACGCGCACAGCGCCACCCTGCTGCGCCGCGACGCGATCGGCTTCATCTTCCAGGGCTTCAACCTGGTGCCGGTGATGACGGTGGCCGACAACGTCGACTACCCGCTCTTCCTGGCCGGCGTGCCGCTGCGCGAGCGGCGTGAGCGGGTGGCCGACATGCTGGCCGCGGTGGGCCTGGCCGAACACGCCGCCCACCGCCCGGACGCCCTGTCAGGCGGGCAGCGCCAACGCGTGGCCATTGCGCGGGCGCTGGTCAAGCGCCCCAGTCTGGTGATCGCCGACGAGCCCACCGCCAGCCTGGACAGCCACACCGCCGACCAGGTGCTCGACCTGATGCGCGCGCTCGGCCATGCCGAGGGCGCTGCCTTCCTGATCGCCACGCACGACGCCCGCCTGACCGACCGCTGCGACCGGATCATCGGCCTGCTGGACGGGCAGATCCAGGCCGCTGTGGCCCCCCTTCGACCTGCCCTGCGGAGCCCGGCATGA
- a CDS encoding ABC transporter permease produces MNAPFREALAWLRFAGLNTLRNRRRSLVTVSIAALGTAAILLAGGFALYTYQGLAQMSARSTGHLILARPAQFQRDEDVPLQHGLDDAAALTRTLLADEHVRQVLPRVEFSGLISNGDKSTVMMAVGIDADAEFAVKGPFVTVQSGRVLATARDGRPTLAVMLGTGLARSLKAQPGSSLTLLASTTEGALNALDVSVSGVISTGVPELDQRLVYTDVATAQKLLVTQRVSSLGIFLDRMDATDPARERLAAGLHGLELQTWVQQAAFYRSVKELYNRIFGALGLIIGVIVVFVVTNAMAMAIIERTREIGTLRALGTLPGQMLQTLALEGMVLGGAGALIGALVALGVSVMLLIVPVEMPPPPGRSSGYPLQIAIDPALYAGTLVAMVLLATLASAWVARRTVRTPVVEALAHV; encoded by the coding sequence ATGAACGCACCTTTCCGTGAAGCCCTCGCCTGGCTGCGCTTTGCCGGGCTGAACACCCTGCGCAACCGGCGCCGCTCGCTGGTGACGGTGTCGATCGCGGCGCTGGGCACCGCGGCCATCCTGCTGGCGGGTGGGTTTGCCCTCTACACCTACCAGGGCCTGGCGCAGATGTCGGCCCGCAGCACCGGCCACCTCATCCTCGCGAGGCCGGCCCAGTTCCAGCGCGACGAGGACGTGCCGCTGCAGCACGGCCTGGACGATGCGGCCGCGCTCACCCGCACGCTGCTGGCCGACGAGCACGTACGCCAGGTGCTGCCGCGGGTGGAGTTCAGCGGCCTGATCAGCAACGGCGACAAGTCCACCGTGATGATGGCCGTCGGGATCGATGCGGACGCCGAGTTCGCCGTCAAGGGGCCCTTCGTGACGGTGCAGTCCGGCCGGGTCCTGGCGACCGCCCGGGACGGGCGTCCCACCTTGGCGGTGATGCTCGGCACCGGGCTGGCGCGCAGCCTGAAGGCCCAGCCGGGCAGCTCGCTCACGCTGCTGGCCAGCACCACCGAGGGCGCACTCAATGCGCTGGACGTGAGCGTCAGCGGCGTCATCTCCACTGGCGTGCCGGAGCTGGACCAGCGGCTGGTCTACACCGACGTGGCCACGGCGCAGAAGCTGCTGGTGACGCAGCGCGTCTCCAGCCTGGGCATCTTCCTCGACCGCATGGACGCCACCGACCCGGCCCGCGAACGGCTGGCCGCCGGCCTGCACGGCCTGGAGCTCCAGACCTGGGTGCAGCAGGCGGCCTTCTACCGCAGCGTGAAGGAGCTCTACAACCGCATCTTCGGCGCGCTGGGGCTGATCATCGGCGTGATCGTGGTCTTCGTGGTCACCAACGCGATGGCCATGGCGATCATCGAGCGCACCCGCGAGATCGGCACCTTGCGTGCGCTGGGCACCCTCCCAGGCCAGATGCTGCAGACGCTGGCGCTCGAAGGCATGGTGCTGGGCGGCGCCGGGGCGCTGATCGGCGCGCTGGTGGCGCTGGGCGTGTCGGTGATGTTGCTGATCGTCCCGGTCGAGATGCCCCCGCCGCCCGGGCGCAGCAGCGGCTACCCGCTGCAGATCGCCATCGATCCGGCGCTCTACGCGGGCACCCTGGTCGCGATGGTCCTGCTGGCGACGCTGGCCTCGGCCTGGGTGGCGCGGCGCACGGTGCGCACGCCGGTAGTCGAGGCGCTGGCCCATGTCTGA
- a CDS encoding outer membrane lipoprotein-sorting protein, translating into MTSRPVFRALGLAAALGLLGLVGVVSPARAADDIATLLVDADRYRTGSEHLVVETQVSVFGRDGSLDKERRYTVYAQGGHRSLVLMRSPAEAGQKVLMLGDDFWLLMPGSQRPMRITPSQKLLGDASTGDIATLRWAEDYSGTLVGEERCEPVSPVAGVGAGAAQPCLHLSLQAARKGVTYQRIELWIGKRHHEPLRAELYVQSDKLAKQARFITDRPANPRQVEEMVLLDQLASHKETRVKYLSRAPKTVPEAWLNPMFLARNPSLE; encoded by the coding sequence ATGACATCGCGCCCTGTCTTTCGCGCCCTCGGCCTCGCCGCGGCGCTGGGTCTGCTCGGTCTGGTCGGCGTGGTCAGCCCGGCCCGGGCCGCCGACGACATCGCCACCCTGCTGGTCGATGCCGACCGCTACCGCACCGGCAGCGAGCACCTGGTCGTCGAGACCCAGGTCAGCGTCTTCGGCCGCGACGGCAGCCTGGACAAGGAGCGCCGCTACACCGTCTACGCCCAGGGCGGCCACCGCTCGCTGGTGCTGATGCGCTCGCCCGCCGAGGCGGGCCAGAAGGTGCTGATGCTGGGCGACGACTTCTGGCTGCTGATGCCCGGCAGCCAGCGGCCGATGCGCATCACGCCCAGCCAGAAGCTGCTCGGCGACGCCTCCACCGGCGACATCGCCACACTGCGCTGGGCCGAGGACTACAGCGGCACCCTGGTCGGCGAGGAGCGCTGCGAACCTGTGTCGCCCGTTGCGGGTGTGGGTGCGGGTGCGGCCCAGCCCTGCCTGCACCTCAGTCTGCAGGCCGCTCGCAAGGGCGTGACCTATCAGCGCATCGAGCTGTGGATCGGAAAGCGCCACCACGAGCCGCTGCGCGCCGAGCTCTACGTGCAGTCCGACAAGCTGGCCAAGCAGGCCCGCTTCATCACCGACCGGCCCGCCAACCCGCGCCAGGTCGAGGAGATGGTGCTGCTCGACCAGCTCGCCAGCCACAAGGAGACCCGGGTGAAGTACCTCAGCCGTGCGCCGAAGACGGTGCCAGAGGCCTGGCTGAACCCGATGTTCCTGGCCCGCAACCCGTCACTGGAGTGA
- a CDS encoding sensor histidine kinase encodes MPTRPPLQPQDALCGGQADTWRQVFLRELRIGIPLCLGVALFLTAVFHDPFHLNLVYSLCIGLTIQALIEAGRYALAAWMARRRPNDPAAQRPWPGWGLMGPWILVSVVLGYLAGATLAGALTDTRHLHSLMEGDLRYLAVISVVVLVVSAGTTWVFYSRAQLAATEAAAQAAQRSAAETQLMLLQSQLEPHMLFNTLANLRVLIGLDPVQAQAMLDHLIAFLRATLSASRAARHPLAAEFERVADYLALMRVRMGERLEVELDLPDDLRTLPVPPLLLQPLVENAILHGLEPQVAGGRITLRARREGAVLLLTVHDSGVGLDPTRPSRGTGFGLAQVRERLATLHGAQASLTLEPAAGGGTLATLTLPITT; translated from the coding sequence ATGCCCACACGCCCCCCCCTCCAACCCCAGGACGCCCTCTGCGGCGGCCAGGCCGACACCTGGCGGCAGGTGTTCCTGCGCGAGCTGCGCATCGGCATCCCGCTGTGCCTGGGCGTCGCGCTCTTTCTCACCGCCGTCTTCCACGACCCCTTCCACCTCAACCTGGTCTACTCGCTGTGCATCGGCCTGACGATCCAGGCGCTGATCGAAGCCGGGCGCTACGCCCTGGCCGCATGGATGGCCCGGCGCCGGCCGAACGACCCGGCGGCGCAGCGCCCCTGGCCCGGCTGGGGGCTGATGGGGCCCTGGATCCTGGTGAGCGTGGTGCTGGGCTACCTCGCCGGCGCCACGCTGGCCGGTGCGCTCACCGACACCCGCCACCTGCACAGCCTCATGGAAGGGGACCTGCGCTACCTGGCCGTCATCTCGGTGGTGGTGCTGGTGGTGTCGGCTGGCACCACCTGGGTGTTCTACAGCCGCGCCCAGCTCGCCGCCACGGAGGCAGCCGCCCAGGCGGCGCAGCGCAGCGCCGCCGAGACGCAGCTCATGCTGCTGCAGTCGCAACTCGAACCGCACATGCTGTTCAACACGCTGGCCAACCTGCGCGTGCTGATCGGGCTCGACCCGGTCCAGGCACAGGCCATGCTGGACCACCTGATCGCCTTCCTGCGCGCCACGCTCAGCGCCTCCCGGGCGGCCCGGCACCCGCTGGCCGCGGAGTTCGAACGCGTGGCCGACTACCTGGCGCTGATGCGGGTGCGCATGGGCGAGCGCCTGGAGGTCGAGCTCGACCTGCCCGACGACCTGCGCACCCTGCCGGTGCCGCCGCTGCTGCTGCAGCCGCTGGTGGAAAACGCCATCCTGCACGGCCTGGAGCCGCAGGTGGCGGGCGGGCGCATCACGCTGCGCGCCAGGCGCGAAGGCGCCGTTCTGCTCTTGACGGTGCACGACAGCGGCGTCGGCCTGGACCCCACGCGGCCGAGCCGCGGCACCGGCTTCGGCCTCGCCCAGGTGCGCGAGCGCCTGGCCACGCTCCATGGCGCGCAGGCCAGCCTGACGCTGGAGCCTGCCGCGGGTGGTGGCACCCTCGCCACGCTGACCTTGCCGATCACGACATGA
- a CDS encoding LytR/AlgR family response regulator transcription factor, giving the protein MTTFPSAPTALIAEDEPLLAAHLRRELGRLWPELQVVAQVGDGESALRQALTLRPQVCFLDIRMPGLSGLEAAEALAEDWPDDVAAFPLLVFVTAYDQYAVQAFERQAVDYLLKPVAAPRLADCVLRLKTRLALGAPSAQASPAAAAAAAPASGAEELARAVEQLRALAASLALPGSATPSAPPRRLEVIQAQVGHTVHLVPIDEVIYFEAADKYVRVVTAEREHLIRTAMRELLPQLDAQRFWQVHRGTVVQVRWIERAVRDEAGRISLSLRGRPQALSVSRLYAHLFKGM; this is encoded by the coding sequence ATGACCACGTTCCCTTCCGCACCCACGGCGCTGATCGCCGAGGACGAGCCGCTGCTGGCTGCGCACCTGCGCCGGGAGCTGGGCCGCCTGTGGCCCGAGCTGCAGGTCGTCGCCCAGGTGGGTGATGGCGAGTCGGCGCTGCGGCAGGCGCTGACGCTGCGGCCGCAGGTGTGCTTCCTGGACATCCGCATGCCGGGCCTCAGCGGCCTCGAAGCTGCCGAGGCGCTGGCCGAGGACTGGCCGGACGATGTGGCCGCGTTCCCGCTGCTGGTCTTCGTCACCGCCTACGACCAGTACGCGGTGCAGGCCTTCGAGCGGCAGGCGGTGGACTACCTGCTCAAGCCCGTGGCCGCCCCGCGGCTGGCGGATTGCGTGCTGCGGCTGAAAACCCGCCTGGCCCTCGGCGCACCCTCGGCCCAGGCCAGCCCCGCGGCGGCGGCGGCTGCCGCCCCCGCCAGCGGGGCCGAAGAGCTCGCGCGGGCGGTCGAACAGCTGCGCGCCCTGGCCGCCAGCCTGGCCCTGCCCGGTTCGGCAACACCATCGGCCCCGCCACGGCGGCTGGAAGTCATCCAGGCGCAGGTGGGCCACACCGTGCACCTGGTGCCGATCGACGAGGTGATCTACTTCGAGGCGGCCGACAAGTACGTGCGCGTGGTCACTGCCGAGCGTGAGCACCTGATCCGCACCGCCATGCGCGAGCTGCTGCCGCAACTCGATGCCCAGCGCTTCTGGCAGGTGCACCGCGGCACCGTGGTGCAGGTGCGGTGGATCGAGCGGGCGGTACGCGACGAGGCCGGGCGCATCTCGCTGAGCCTGCGTGGCCGGCCGCAGGCGCTGAGCGTCAGCCGCCTGTACGCGCACCTATTCAAGGGCATGTGA